A single window of Helicobacter pylori NCTC 11637 = CCUG 17874 = ATCC 43504 = JCM 12093 DNA harbors:
- a CDS encoding aminopeptidase, protein MSGLERESHFTLNENAMFFECAYSCDNALFLQLDDRSFFITDSRYTQEAKESVQPKNGVLAEVVESSDLARSAVDLIAKSSVKKLFFDPNQVNLQTYKRLNSALGDKVALEGVPSYHRQKRIIKNEHEIQLLKKSQALNVEAFENFAEYVKKIFDEKESLSERYLQHKVKDFLTREGVYDLSFEPILALNANASKPHALPSAKDFLKAEHSILLDMGIKYERYCSDRTRTAFFDPKDFVFKREQSFKDKERQKIYDIVKEAQEKAISGIRAGMTGKEADSLARGVISDYGYGQYFTHSTGHGIGLDIHELPYISSRSETILEEGMVFSIEPGIYIPGFFGVRIEDLVVIKNSRAELL, encoded by the coding sequence ATGAGTGGATTAGAGAGAGAATCGCATTTCACGCTCAATGAAAACGCGATGTTTTTTGAGTGCGCTTATAGTTGCGATAACGCTTTGTTTTTGCAATTAGACGATCGCTCGTTTTTTATCACTGATTCTCGCTACACTCAAGAAGCTAAAGAAAGCGTTCAGCCTAAAAATGGCGTTTTAGCGGAAGTGGTAGAATCTAGCGATTTAGCGCGAAGTGCGGTTGATTTGATCGCAAAAAGTTCGGTTAAAAAACTCTTTTTTGACCCCAATCAAGTGAATTTACAAACCTACAAGCGTTTAAATTCAGCGCTTGGGGATAAGGTTGCTTTAGAGGGCGTGCCTAGTTACCACCGCCAAAAACGCATCATTAAAAACGAGCATGAAATCCAACTTCTCAAAAAATCTCAAGCGCTGAATGTTGAAGCTTTTGAAAATTTTGCCGAGTATGTGAAAAAGATTTTTGATGAAAAAGAGTCGTTGAGCGAGCGGTATTTGCAGCATAAGGTTAAGGACTTTTTGACTAGAGAGGGGGTTTATGATCTGAGCTTTGAGCCTATTTTAGCCTTGAATGCGAACGCGAGCAAGCCCCATGCTTTGCCTAGTGCGAAGGATTTTTTAAAAGCGGAGCACAGCATTCTTTTGGATATGGGGATCAAATACGAACGCTATTGCTCTGACAGGACTCGCACGGCTTTTTTTGACCCTAAAGATTTTGTCTTCAAAAGAGAGCAGAGTTTCAAGGATAAAGAGCGTCAAAAGATTTATGACATTGTGAAAGAAGCGCAAGAAAAGGCTATTTCAGGCATTAGAGCGGGCATGACCGGTAAAGAAGCGGACAGCTTGGCTAGGGGAGTGATTAGCGATTATGGTTATGGGCAATATTTCACTCACAGCACTGGGCATGGCATTGGCTTAGACATCCATGAGCTTCCCTATATTTCATCGCGCAGTGAAACCATTTTAGAAGAGGGCATGGTGTTTTCCATAGAGCCTGGGATTTATATCCCTGGGTTTTTTGGGGTGCGCATTGAAGATTTAGTGGTGATCAAAAATTCTAGGGCTGAGCTTTTGTGA
- the aroQ gene encoding type II 3-dehydroquinate dehydratase: protein MKILVIQGPNLNMLGHRDPRLYGMVTLDQIHEIMQTFVKQGNLDVELEFFQTNFEGEIIDKIQESVGSDYEGIIINPGAFSHTSIAIADAIMLAGKPVIEVHLTNIQAREEFRKNSYTGAACGGVIMGFGPLGYNMALMAMVNILAEMKAFQEAQQNNPNNPINNQK, encoded by the coding sequence ATGAAAATTTTAGTGATTCAAGGGCCTAATTTAAACATGTTAGGACACAGAGACCCAAGACTTTATGGCATGGTAACCTTAGACCAAATCCATGAAATCATGCAAACTTTCGTGAAACAAGGCAATTTAGATGTGGAATTAGAGTTTTTTCAAACCAATTTTGAGGGCGAAATCATTGACAAGATCCAAGAGAGCGTGGGCAGCGATTATGAAGGGATTATCATTAACCCTGGAGCGTTTTCGCACACTTCTATTGCGATTGCGGATGCGATCATGCTAGCGGGCAAACCCGTTATTGAAGTGCATCTCACTAACATTCAAGCTAGAGAAGAATTCAGGAAAAATTCTTACACCGGAGCGGCTTGTGGAGGCGTGATCATGGGATTTGGCCCGCTTGGTTACAACATGGCTTTAATGGCGATGGTCAATATTTTAGCCGAGATGAAAGCGTTCCAAGAAGCCCAACAAAACAACCCTAATAACCCCATTAACAATCAAAAATAA
- a CDS encoding O-antigen ligase family protein, with protein MLKERLKAFFSADSVFTLIFALFFLTSFKKPLTQVLLIVLMVFLFFRCYFQASLKETFTINHLKTMPFKWLTLAFLGVFLSIFPNMFNMYDSQTFRYNLFALNMSLTYACGALCLLFASRLRIKLNQKVLFYSMTVANFINGLLSLVQKIYFNMPRAQGFSTVKEYVVLVSVSILGCYIYALYSHNQKEKLFFTLSVFVGFLVVILSATRSATIAFVATFLILSCFILYAKKSLRPLGYMIVVSLVLSTLYMGSNALEKKGAIEQSRVQNQSFEEDLKRYAKKDADSSIGWRLERWKEALTVLRLRPLFGMAASEKCQRLEEILSLSKSYRAKDLILCYERYDNQIIHVLATRGIIGFLIWLFFLLVIVKIFWSGIKQNSLISLFILTTLAFYLIFGIGFDPFDFFITGSFFVGIIMMAVFLKKDKSAF; from the coding sequence GTGTTGAAAGAGCGTTTGAAAGCCTTTTTTAGTGCGGACTCTGTTTTCACTTTAATTTTTGCCCTTTTTTTTCTCACTTCGTTTAAAAAGCCTTTAACTCAAGTTTTGTTGATTGTTTTAATGGTTTTTTTGTTTTTTAGGTGTTATTTCCAAGCGTCTTTGAAAGAAACTTTCACGATTAATCATTTAAAAACCATGCCTTTCAAATGGCTCACTCTGGCTTTTTTGGGCGTGTTTTTAAGCATCTTCCCTAACATGTTTAACATGTATGATAGCCAAACTTTCCGCTACAATTTATTCGCTCTAAACATGTCCTTAACTTACGCTTGCGGGGCGTTATGCTTGCTTTTTGCCAGCCGTTTAAGAATCAAATTGAATCAAAAAGTCCTTTTTTATAGCATGACTGTTGCAAATTTCATTAACGGCTTGCTTTCATTAGTGCAAAAAATTTATTTTAACATGCCCAGAGCGCAAGGGTTTAGCACGGTTAAGGAGTATGTGGTTTTAGTGAGCGTTTCCATTTTAGGCTGTTATATTTATGCGCTTTATTCGCACAATCAAAAAGAGAAACTTTTTTTCACGCTTTCTGTTTTTGTGGGGTTTTTAGTCGTTATTTTAAGCGCTACAAGGAGCGCGACAATCGCCTTTGTAGCTACTTTTTTAATCCTTTCTTGCTTTATTTTATACGCCAAAAAATCGCTCAGACCATTGGGTTATATGATCGTTGTGAGTCTTGTTTTGAGCACTTTGTATATGGGGAGTAACGCTTTAGAAAAAAAGGGGGCAATAGAGCAATCTAGGGTTCAAAACCAAAGCTTTGAAGAGGATTTGAAACGCTACGCTAAAAAGGACGCTGATAGCAGTATCGGGTGGCGTTTGGAGCGCTGGAAAGAAGCCCTAACGGTTTTGCGTTTAAGGCCCTTGTTTGGTATGGCCGCTAGCGAGAAATGTCAGAGGTTAGAAGAGATTTTATCCTTATCAAAGTCTTATAGAGCCAAAGATTTGATTCTTTGTTATGAAAGATACGACAATCAAATCATTCATGTTTTAGCCACTAGGGGGATCATAGGCTTTTTGATCTGGCTCTTTTTTTTATTAGTTATTGTAAAGATTTTTTGGAGTGGGATCAAGCAAAATTCTTTAATATCGCTCTTTATATTAACGACACTCGCTTTTTACCTCATTTTTGGCATCGGGTTTGACCCCTTTGATTTCTTCATTACGGGAAGTTTTTTTGTAGGAATAATCATGATGGCTGTTTTTTTAAAAAAGGATAAAAGCGCTTTTTAG
- the rpsO gene encoding 30S ribosomal protein S15 codes for MALNLEKKQEIIKAFATKQNDTGSCEVQVALLNERIRLLTEHLKANPKDHSSRLGLLKLVAQRRNLLKYIKRTDHARYVVLIEKLGIKDR; via the coding sequence ATGGCTTTGAATCTGGAGAAAAAACAAGAAATCATTAAGGCGTTTGCCACTAAGCAAAACGATACGGGTTCTTGTGAGGTGCAAGTGGCGTTGTTGAATGAAAGGATCAGGCTTTTAACCGAGCATTTAAAGGCTAACCCCAAAGATCATTCCAGTCGTTTAGGGCTTTTAAAATTAGTCGCTCAAAGACGCAACTTGTTGAAATACATCAAACGCACCGATCATGCGCGTTATGTGGTTTTGATTGAAAAGTTAGGCATTAAAGACAGATAA
- the flhA gene encoding flagellar biosynthesis protein FlhA, giving the protein MANERSKLAFKKTFPVFKRFLQSKDLALVVFVIAILAIIIVPLPPFVLDFLLTISIALSVLIILIGLYIDKPTDFSAFPTLLLIVTLYRLALNVATTRMILTQGYKGPSAVSDIITAFGEFSVSGNYVIGAIIFSILVLVNLLVVTNGSTRVTEVRARFALDAMPGKQMAIDADLNSGLIDDKEAKKRRAALSQEADFYGAMDGASKFVKGDAIASIIITLINIIGGFLVGVFQRDMSLSFSASTFTILTIGDGLVGQIPALIIATATGIVATRTTQNEEEDFASKLITQLTNKSKTLVIVGAILLLFATIPGLPTFSLAFVGALFLFIAWLISREGKDGLLTKLENYLSQKFGLDLSEKPHSSKIKPHTPTTRAKTQEELKREEEQAIDEVLKIEFLELALGYQLISLADMKQGGDLLERIRGIRKKIASDYGFLMPQIRIRDNLQLPPTHYEIKLKGIVIGEGMVMPDKFLAMNTGFVNKEIEGIPTKEPAFGMDALWIETKNKEEAIIQGYTIIDPSTVIATHTSELVKKYAEDFITKDEVKSLLERLAKDYPTIVEESKKIPTGAIRSVLQALLHEKIPIKDMLTILETITDIAPLVQNDVNILTEQVRARLSRVITNAFKSEDGRLKFLTFSTDSEQFLLNKLRENGTSKSLLLNVGELQKLIEGVSEEAMKVLQKGIAPVILIVEPNLRKALFNQMEQARIDVVVLSHAELDPNSNFEALGTIHINF; this is encoded by the coding sequence ATGGCAAACGAACGCTCCAAATTAGCTTTTAAAAAGACTTTCCCTGTCTTTAAACGCTTTTTGCAATCCAAAGACTTAGCCCTTGTGGTCTTTGTGATCGCTATTTTAGCGATCATTATCGTGCCGTTACCGCCTTTTGTATTGGATTTTTTACTCACGATTTCTATCGCGCTATCGGTGTTGATTATTTTAATCGGGCTTTATATTGACAAGCCGACTGATTTTAGCGCTTTCCCCACTTTATTGCTCATTGTAACCTTGTACCGCTTGGCTTTAAATGTCGCCACGACTAGAATGATTTTAACGCAAGGCTATAAAGGGCCTAGCGCGGTGAGCGATATTATCACGGCGTTTGGGGAATTTAGCGTGAGCGGGAATTATGTGATTGGGGCTATTATCTTTAGTATTTTAGTGTTAGTGAATTTATTAGTGGTTACTAATGGCTCTACTCGGGTGACTGAAGTTAGGGCGCGATTCGCTCTAGACGCTATGCCAGGAAAGCAAATGGCGATTGATGCGGATTTAAATTCAGGGCTTATTGATGATAAGGAAGCTAAAAAACGGCGTGCCGCTCTAAGCCAAGAAGCGGATTTTTATGGCGCGATGGATGGCGCGTCAAAATTTGTCAAAGGCGATGCAATCGCTTCTATCATTATCACGCTTATCAATATTATTGGAGGGTTTTTAGTGGGCGTGTTCCAAAGGGATATGAGTTTGAGCTTTAGCGCTAGCACTTTCACTATCCTAACCATTGGCGATGGGCTTGTAGGGCAAATCCCTGCCTTAATCATTGCGACAGCGACCGGTATTGTCGCCACTCGCACCACGCAAAACGAAGAAGAGGACTTTGCTTCCAAACTCATCACACAGCTCACCAATAAAAGCAAAACTTTAGTGATTGTGGGAGCGATTTTATTGCTTTTTGCAACCATTCCTGGACTCCCTACCTTTTCTTTAGCGTTTGTAGGGGCTCTCTTTTTATTCATCGCATGGCTGATTAGCAGGGAGGGAAAAGACGGACTGCTCACTAAATTAGAAAATTATTTGAGTCAAAAATTCGGCTTGGATTTGAGCGAAAAACCCCACAGCTCCAAAATCAAACCCCACACCCCAACCACAAGGGCTAAAACCCAAGAAGAGCTTAAAAGAGAAGAAGAACAAGCGATTGATGAAGTGTTAAAAATTGAATTTTTAGAACTGGCTTTAGGCTATCAGCTCATCAGCTTAGCGGACATGAAACAAGGGGGCGATTTGTTAGAAAGGATTAGGGGTATTAGAAAAAAGATAGCGAGCGATTATGGTTTTTTGATGCCTCAAATTAGGATCAGGGATAATTTGCAGCTCCCCCCAACGCATTATGAAATCAAGCTTAAGGGCATTGTGATTGGTGAAGGCATGGTGATGCCGGATAAGTTTTTAGCCATGAATACCGGTTTTGTGAATAAAGAAATTGAAGGCATTCCTACTAAAGAGCCGGCTTTTGGGATGGACGCTTTATGGATTGAAACTAAAAATAAAGAAGAAGCCATCATTCAAGGCTACACTATTATTGATCCAAGCACCGTTATTGCGACGCACACCAGTGAATTAGTGAAAAAATACGCTGAAGATTTTATCACTAAAGATGAAGTGAAATCCCTTTTAGAGCGCTTGGCTAAAGATTATCCTACAATTGTAGAAGAGAGTAAAAAAATCCCCACCGGTGCGATCCGCTCAGTCTTGCAAGCCTTGTTGCATGAAAAAATCCCCATTAAGGACATGCTCACTATTTTGGAAACGATTACCGATATTGCCCCGTTGGTTCAAAACGATGTGAATATCTTAACCGAACAAGTGAGGGCGAGGCTTTCTAGGGTGATCACTAACGCTTTTAAATCTGAAGACGGGCGTTTGAAATTTTTAACCTTTTCTACCGATAGCGAACAATTTTTGCTTAATAAATTGCGAGAAAATGGCACTTCTAAGAGCCTGCTGCTCAATGTGGGCGAATTGCAAAAACTCATTGAAGGGGTCTCTGAAGAGGCCATGAAAGTCTTGCAAAAAGGGATCGCTCCGGTGATTTTGATCGTAGAGCCTAATTTAAGAAAAGCCCTTTTTAATCAAATGGAGCAGGCCAGGATTGATGTGGTCGTGCTAAGCCATGCGGAATTAGATCCTAACTCTAATTTTGAAGCCTTAGGCACGATCCATATTAACTTTTAA
- a CDS encoding 3',5'-cyclic-nucleotide phosphodiesterase, whose protein sequence is MQVYHLSHIDLDGYACQLVSKQFFKNIQCYNANYGREVSARIYEILNAIAQSKENEFLILISDLNLNLNEAEYLQDKIQEHRLQNKNIQIQLLDHHISGKEVAESFHWYFLDTNRCATKIVYEFLKKHYAILESKNTTWLEPLVKMVNSVDIWDTQGYGFELGKVCMRMINQSSELNRFMFDDENRDYKLKLLEEVKNYLFLENAPVAYDNDLFRLKKIALGGDPDTETMDNISSNAQTHLLSLKKHDCSVYYQDKKGFLSYSMGGISVLANLFLTQNPDFDFYIDVNSKGNVSLRANGNCDVCELSQMCFNGGGHRNASGGKIDGFRESFNYRDIKEQIEEIFNNA, encoded by the coding sequence ATGCAAGTTTACCACCTTTCACACATTGATTTAGACGGCTATGCATGCCAGCTTGTTTCAAAACAATTTTTTAAAAATATCCAATGCTATAACGCTAATTACGGGCGTGAAGTCTCAGCGAGAATTTATGAGATTTTAAACGCGATCGCTCAATCTAAGGAGAATGAATTCCTTATTTTGATTAGCGATTTGAATCTGAATTTGAATGAAGCAGAGTATTTGCAAGATAAAATCCAAGAACACCGCTTGCAAAATAAAAACATTCAAATCCAGCTTTTGGATCACCATATCAGCGGTAAGGAAGTGGCTGAGAGTTTCCATTGGTATTTTTTAGACACGAACCGTTGCGCGACTAAAATCGTGTATGAGTTTTTAAAAAAGCATTACGCGATTTTAGAGTCAAAAAACACAACATGGCTAGAGCCTTTGGTGAAAATGGTCAATTCTGTGGATATTTGGGACACGCAAGGTTATGGCTTTGAATTAGGCAAGGTGTGTATGCGCATGATTAACCAAAGCTCTGAATTGAATCGTTTCATGTTTGATGATGAAAACCGCGATTATAAATTAAAGCTTTTAGAAGAAGTTAAAAACTATTTGTTTTTAGAAAATGCCCCTGTAGCCTATGATAACGATTTATTCAGGCTCAAAAAAATCGCTTTAGGGGGCGACCCTGATACAGAAACGATGGACAATATTTCTTCAAACGCGCAAACGCATTTGCTCTCTTTAAAAAAGCATGATTGCAGCGTTTATTACCAGGATAAAAAAGGGTTTTTAAGTTATTCTATGGGGGGTATTAGCGTGTTGGCTAACCTTTTTTTAACGCAAAATCCGGATTTTGATTTTTATATAGATGTGAATTCTAAAGGGAATGTGAGCTTAAGAGCGAACGGGAATTGCGATGTGTGCGAACTCAGTCAAATGTGTTTTAATGGGGGCGGGCATAGGAATGCGAGCGGAGGCAAGATTGATGGCTTTAGAGAAAGCTTTAATTACAGGGATATTAAAGAACAAATTGAAGAAATCTTTAATAACGCTTAA